In Arthrobacter sp. MN05-02, the genomic stretch CTGCCACCTCGCCTCACTGGCCCTCAACCGTGCGCTGGCCGACCGCTGGAAGAAGGAGGTGGCGCCGGACGCCCTCGGCGCTCCGAACTTCGACGCACTCGCCATCGACACGACGGTCATCGGGGAGTTCGGCTCGGTGGACAGGTACCGGCTGGGGAAGTCCCTGCGGCGGAAGGGCTTCAGCACGGAGGACTTCGACCCCGAAGCAGCAGCCGCTGCCGTGAATGCCACCCTCGCCGCCTGGACGGCGACAGCGGCTCCGATCGGCATCGCCGTGCACGGACCGGGCCTCACGGACCGGCGTCGGTGGGTCTGCGACCTGCCCGGAGAGCGTGCGGAGATACCGTGCGGCGGCACCCACCTGACCTCCCTCGCCGGGGTCACGGTCACCGTGCGGCTCGAGCTGACGGATGCGGACGGCACGCCCGTCCTGCTCATGGACACCAGGGTCAGTACCTCCTGAGCTCCTGCGTCCCTGCGGTTGTTCGACACGGGGCGGGCCCGGCGTTCTGGCCCGCCTTCACGATGCGCGTGACTGTCGGCGGATGGCGGTTACGGCGCACTCCCGCCCGGGCACGGTGAGAGGACCGGCGCGCAGGCGTCACGGCGTCCTTCAATCGCAGCCCCGAGGCTAATTGAGGGCTGCTCTCTCGGTGCTGGTCTTGATGTCACGGGCGGTAGCGAGCATCTCACTGGTGGTGATGCCGTGATCCGGACCCCAATAGGTCCGAAGGCCCTTGTCGAGCTCCAGCGCTATGGCCTTGGCGTCCAATGTGCCGGCGGCAGGCAAGACGTCGCGGACTGCGTACACCAGGGCTCCGGCCATGGTGGGGCGTCCCTCTGCCCTGGCTGTGTCGGCCCTGCTGAACCGTCTTCCTCGAAGGAAGGGAGTACCCGGCTGATCCGGTTCAGGGGCAGGAAGATTCACGGTGAACTCCACGATCGCCGCTTTCTGGCCTTCTGCTAAGCCGCGGCTCGAGCAGGTAGCGGAGCGGCTGCGTGAAGTGAGCGAGAAGGTCGAACACCTGACCCATGCATTGCAGAACCGGGATCTGATCGGACAGGCGAAAGGAATCCTGATGGAACGTTACGGGCTCACCAGCGAGCAGGCGTTCGAGCTCCTGGCCGTCACGAGTTCGACCACGAACACCAAGCTCCATCGGGTCGCGGTGGAACTCGTCACCACGGGGCGGCTCAGCGGGACGTCGCCCTGATTGCAGTACCAGCACGCCCGGCAGCAGATCGTTCACCAGCAGGTTGCACCCGGTCGCGCGCAGAATCGTGGAAGCCGCCGTCACGAGAGTCGGCACCATCGACGTACCCCGGGGATGCCCGGAGCGGCACAGAACTACGTGCCGCCGGCGGCACCCCCAGGGGTACCCCTCAGTTGCCCTCTGTTAAACAACCTAGGTAAACACTAGACGCAGCCACCCCTGGTCCGTGACGTGCCGTTCATGGTCCTCCGGCGGGCCTACTCGCAGGTACGGAATCGGGTTCCCTCGGGATGCGGTGGAACCTCCTCGGACAGCGGCGTACGAGCATTGGACGCCGCCTGAGGAACGGGGTTCCGGACAGGGCGAAGCGGGACGCGCGCGGTCGCCGGTTCCGTCACGAACGGCATCCCGGACGTCACGGAATGCACGGCGTCGTCCGGCAGCGTCGCCGGCTCCCTATGCCCGGTCCGGGGACGGACCGGGTTCCAGCTCGGCAGTCACGAGGCCCTCCCGGTCCCGGTGCCTGCCGGGCTATTGCCCCGCGCCGAGGGTTCTCGCCTCCACGAGGAACTGCTCGGCCACGTCCAGCCGTGAGAGCGCCTCGATGACGCCGCCCTCACTCATCGCCTGACGTCGGGCTCCCGCGATGAGGGTCAGGCTCACTGCCGCGGCGCGACTGCGGAGGGCGGCGGGGTCCACATGCTGGTCGAACGCCTGCAGGAATCGCAGCAGGGCCTGGGGGACGTGCTCGTAGCCGGCGTGCAGCCCCGGCAGGACCGCGATGTGGCCCAGGAAGCATGCGAGGTCGTCCACGAGGTGCCCGGGGCCGAGCGCGTCGACGTCGAGGAGTCCTGACACGACACCGTCCGTCATCAGCAGATTGCCCTCGTAGAAGT encodes the following:
- a CDS encoding hypothetical protein (possible pseudo due to internal stop codon/frameshift), producing MPCVRPTPGPLVPTHGDFYEGNLLMTDGVVSGLLDVDALGPGHLVDDLACFLGHIAVLPGLHAGYEHVPQALLRFLQAFDQHVDPAALRSRAAAVSLTLIAGARRQAMSEGGVIEALSRLDVAEQFLVEARTLGAGQ